In Lycium ferocissimum isolate CSIRO_LF1 chromosome 7, AGI_CSIRO_Lferr_CH_V1, whole genome shotgun sequence, the sequence TTGCTCTCAtcttattttcatataatttgcTTTCACTTAATTCGGGCAGTTTCTTCTCCGAACTGATGGCTCTGTTCATCATGTTGCAGCCTGGAAGTTTTGATCTTGTTGGCACAATTATTTACGAGATAGACCAGAACGCTTACCAAAACGTGTTCTATAATGGAACTATTGAAGTGACTGAACCTGGTGGTCTTCTCAGTGTTGAGTCTGTTTTCTTGTTTTGTCTTGGTGTTGCCCTCCTTGGCCTTCTTGGGTTCTGGATACGTGGTCAGATACAAAATCTCTCAAAGGTGCTTATACTTACCTATGTTCCTTGCAAGACGTTAAAAAGTTGCTTCAAAAAACTCGGTTATATCGTAAAATGCCTGTAGGGCATGTATGAGGGGCCACAAGCATTTAGTATCTGGGGTTATTGTTTTTAGATTTTGCACCACTATCCTCTTGACATGTCTAATATCAACAGACTCTGAAATCTGCTTCTAGAAGTGATTGAGAGCTGATGTGCTGCTGACAATGAGAGCGTTTTTTAGACATACAGAGGCGTTATCATATGAAAACAAACTGATCTGCTGAGCTGGATTTCAGAAAAATACCTGCCTTTTGATGCAACTTAGTGCACCTTCTGGATAAATTATCTTTAAAAGATTGTGTCAGCAATAAGTtaccagtttaaaaaaaaaagtagttctGTCAGCAATAAAACTTGAAGGATTTTTCATTTAAGCGTGTATGTATTTTGTGGTCTTGTTTCCCTTCTAaaccattctcttttcttttctggaTGTGTGTAGAAAACTAAGAGAGCACCAAAGGCAAAGGTTGAAGTTGGAACTGCAACAACTGATGCATCTACGGATGAATGGTTGCAGGTTTGtagtttattactccctctgtcccaatttatgcgaTACACTTTCTTcgttagtctgtcccaaaaaagaatgatacatttctttaTTTGACAACAAtataactttaaattttaccttttacgcttaacgagatgatctataaccacacaaatatctttggcttattttagaccacaagattcaaaagtctttattgatttcttaaactccgtgcccagtcaaactatatcacataaattgggacggagggagtatattgtTAGGAGTATCCGCAAATGTTTAAATCTAGATTTCAAATTACTAATGCTTATAGCTACGTTTGAACTTGGATGGGAAGAATTTGCTGACTAACTTTTCCTGTTCTGTTTGTCAAGGGAACTGCATATACTCAGTCGCAGGCCaacaagttgaagaagaagaagtgaatGTCTTGAACTGCTAGTTTTAGCTGTATGAAGCAGTCTGATGAGTCTAAATTCCTGAGTTCAGCTTGGATTTTACGAGATGTCCAAAATGTGAGGGTTTTAAATTAGAATTTTTAGGCCTGCTTCACTGTTGTAGCACGAGGTATAACTTATTAGCCTCCAATTTTTACTGCCAAGGAACTAACTGGGTATCGAGGATGCAAAGAAACAATTTTGTCAATCGACTCTCATTTTTCCCTTTAATCAAATTTACCTTTGCTCTTAGGTTCTTGTGGCTTTTGTTTCTTTGAGTTAGATACTTCTGCTCTGTCATCTTTAATCTGATTGTCGGCTTGGAAGGTTTGAACATTTTAATGTGGTAAAATTTAGCAGAAACAGCGATAGGTGGGACCATGGAAATGTGAACACCTAACTTATATTAGATGAAATGTGGAAGCAGATCACATCAATATACAGATCACCAAGCCCTGCTTCATTAATATGGCATTTAGTTGTTGGAGAAGTTGCAAAAGATTTCATTAGAGATCTTTTATTTGCTGGCATCGCTGGATGCCTAGTATCCATATTTGTTGCTCTAAATAGTAAAAGCAATTAACCATCACGTGCTACAGAAAATACATAAAGCCACCATTCACTATAAAGAGTAAATGTGGAGCCTCAATGTGGAGCCTCACAAAACTAACTGCTAACCGTGAGGCATCattttctttcccctttttgttTGGAGGGGGAAACTAATTGAAgaagtttccttttttttgatACACAAGGAGAATAAAACTGCTAACTCGTATATTTTCTATAGTAAATTATGgttaaaaggaaaatatagaAAGGAAAAACTAATTGTTCACTTATTTCCAAGGGGAAATGCTCGGTGCTGCCTAAAGGTGTCAACCGGTtccaaccggaaccggttatggAACCGGTTAAggaaccggccggttccggTTAAAAAACCGAACCgcttaaccggttccggtttacggttttaaactccaaaccggaaccggtccggtttggagtgtttaaaatatattttttttgtttttttgtattatatatatatattatagtatttatttgtatattgtaggtatatttacatatgttatacaactttataattaaagtttaaatatttactcGACATTTTAACAAACGAAGTAATATACGAATAGtgtttttcgtatacatatatatgtataacttacatatacttatatatatgtataacttaatatatatagtatataagtcaGCAATACAGAATAGtgtttttcgtatacatatatatgtataacttacatatacttatatatatgtataacttaatatatatagtatatatacttatatatatgtataacttaatatatatactatatatatgtataacttaatatatatactaaatatatgtataacttaatatatatactatatatacatatatactatatatactatatatacttaatatatatactaaatatatgtataacttaatatatatactatatatatatgaagttatacatatatatgtataacttacatatacttatatatatgtataacttaatatatatatatatatacttatatatatgtataacttaatatatatactatatatatatataacttaatatatatactaaatataggtataacttaatatatatacatatatactatatatactatatatactatatatatatactaaatatgtgtataacttaatatatatactatatatatgtacttttttttttttttttttttttttaaattttcaccAGTTTAACAGTTAACGTTCTAAAATATTGGAACCGGACCCATTAAACAATTATACTGATTAACCGGAACCGGTTGACACCTTTAGTACTGCTGCCTTTCTTTTACCCCCGCACACGTTCACATTGCGCTTCGTACattataattaaatattgaCAACATAAGTAGAAACCTCCTAACGTGACTTACCAATTTTGTACTTTGGCTAGTACAATGCTGCATGTGGCCTGTGGGTGATCATATTCAAGTGAAAGCATGCTTAATTAGTTGGTCATTTGCTTGGCTTTCACCCTCGGTTCAAAGAAAGCTTCTCATCGGCATTCAATACACGCATTGGGTCCTATATAATTTTAAGTTCTATTAAAAGGGAAAACGCTTCCTAACAAGatattttctatatttggagCTCAAACCCGAAATTTTCGATTAAGGGTACGTAATCCTATCCGTCCGACCCTGGATGGTGCCATCAAGCTATTGGCATTCAAATTCGTGCAATATGGCTTGAAGACAAATATATGTTAACCAGTCGGCTGTCCCTTGAAATCGTAGAAATGAAAGTCATATAATTAGACAGTTTAAAGACAAATTTCATTAGTGTTATAATAATCAGATAAAGAAGACAAAAATGAACTGAAAAGTCAAATTTATGAGCAAACGTTTTCTACGGTGGTTGTGTCAGAAATAGACAGGGGAAGAAGCCGCCAACGAGGCCAAGGTGGGATTTAATTTGTAGGGTCATGGTGGATATGCAAAGGACCGTCAtcttccttttttaaaattttttaattcaAGTATTCCTTTTAAGGGAAAACAAGATAAACAATTTTTTGCAGCTCTTTGCCAATTCATTTGTCAACAGCTTCTTTTCATGAACTTCTCAAAATGTCAGACTTTTGTTTCCCATACAAGGATAAAACAATGTGCATTTTTACAGGTGGGGGTAATCATAGTAAATTAACAAAAGAAGAGCTTACGTTATAATTAATCCAGATTATTGAACTTCTGTAAATGaaatttcatataaattgtGGATAAACAGAATACAGAACGCATGAagtcttttggtatatatgtactTCCATTTTATAGCAGACCTTGTTGGGCTAAAGCCGCTAAACTAACATggtgtattatttttcattttggtGTAAATCGGCATTGTTTTTCCAAGAATATCTCATCATTAGTACTAATATTTATACCTTACAAGTAACTTCTCAATCTTTTCAACTACATATATCggactttgttcgcacaccgaACACACTCAGGCAGGCAGAGTCAAGATTGAAGTCAACGGAATTAGAGTCGAACTCAAGACGGAATGTATTTTTTGAACCCTTCGCTAATGCACTGAAAGCTTTCCTTATATTAGTTCAACaattcctcaaaaaaaaaaaaaaaaaaaaagatataccGGTGCACAATGTAAATTTCCGGTAAAGAAGATTCATTGACCACTTTGCACCAATGTGGCCCAGCCATTGCATCTAGGCAATGCAAAAGCTGCAATATTCACTCTTATTGATCTATAGTCGGATGCAGCTATGGTAGAAGTACTGTAGGAtgcaataatacataaaataatcATGCATTTCCCTTCTTCATGATTAGTACAATAATTTTGTTCTATAATTTTTTGGCAGTAGAAGTTGGTTGACAAATGTCAATCAATTCACGTGAAGATTGAGAGAAGAACATGTTTTTGTTACTCATTATAAATGCCAACATTTACCTACTCCTATTCAATTTAAAACTAACCAAAAACACAAGATGTAAAGTATTAGAAAGACTGGCAATCATATCATTACACCAGTTTATTCAAAAAGTAGTCAAAGTTTCACATATAactgaggattttgagtaaaatAAGTGACATAAATGAGAGCCAAGAAAGTAGGTTTACAGATAGAAAAGAGATTTGGTGTACAGTTGGAGACCTCATTAAATGATGATAATGGCGTTTTATGCCTGTGACCACCCATTGCTCAAAATCTattttaattttacaaaaatcacCTTTCAGATTTTTCAGTCTTTCTGTCATTCATTAAAAATCAAGACCATGGGACCATGTGAGGACCTTAATTACGTGCCGGTGAGAGAGTCACAAAAACCAGACTTTCTTTACATCTAGGGAAGTAATAAGTActataaatataccctttcgtCAGTTGAGACAAACACACCCAAGAATTCATAACTTACATTTTTTTGTTATGTACAAGATGGGGCTTCAGTCCCTTTGTGGCAGAGTCTTTCTAGGACTATTCCTGTCTTTACTACTCTGTAGTTTCTGCATTGCTGATGACAAGCCAATAAAGGTGGTTGGTTTTGGAGAATGCGCTGATTGCAAAGAGAGTAACATAAACACCATTCATGCACTCTCAGGTACTCTCTATAATTTAATATGAGTGCATGTCAACTGTTTTACTATGTATACGGGCAAATTTTTGCCCtttctttaattaaatttgttacttaatcaaaaaattaaaagaaactgTCTCACAATGAACGGGTGACGGAATGAACTATTGTCTCTTGATATGGTAGAGTTGAGTTAAGCCCAATGTCCATTTTCCAAACATGGTATTAGAATAAGGCTCATCCTGGTTATTGTATTCTCCAACATTGGATCACACATTTTCTTGTCCATGCTGCAGAGTTCTGGTCTTGAGCATGCAGGAGTATAACGTGTCACTCATTGGTTGACAATTGCTAGTCTTTTTATATGGTTTTTAAAGATCCTCACTTATTGAGCTAGCTTTTGACTTAATGTGTCTAAAAATTTCTTAGTAGATTTCCATAACAATGTTATATTATTGGTTTCAGGGCTTCATGTAAGCATTGACTGCAAGCTTGAAAATGGAGAGATCAAAACGAGGGGTGAAGGACAGCTTGACAGAGATGGCAAGTTTGAAGTAGCACTTCCTAAGGAGATGATGAAAGATGGCAAGCTAAAAGAAGAATGCTATGCCCAATTACACAGTGCATCAGCTGCACCATGTCCAGCACACAATGGCATTGAATCCTCCAAGATCGTGACCATCAAAACAGATGGAGAACACGCATTGAAACCAGCTGGAAATCTTAAGTTCTCAACACCCTTGTGCACTTCAGCTTTCTTGTGGCCTCACTTCAAGTACCCACCATTGCCAACGTTGCCACCTTTCCCAAAAGACCATCCTTGGAAGAAGAAATTCCCTAATTTGCCACCATTGCCCCCACTGCCACCATTGAAACACTGGGGCCACCCTTTTCCTCTTCCCCCTCTTCCTCCCATTTTTAAAAAACCATGTCCCCCTCCGGCCGTTCCAGTTTACAACCCAACACCAAAGCCCACACCAGAGCCACCAGTAGTAAAGCCACTTCCCCCTCCAGTTCCCGTTTACACACCAAAACCAATGCCTCCTCCTGTTCCCGTTTACACACCAACACCAAAACCAATGCCTCCTCCTGTTCCCGTTTACACACCAACACCAAAACCAATGCCTCCTCCTGCTCCCGTTTACACACCAACACCAAAACCAATGCCTCCTCCTGCTCCCGTTTACACACCAAAACCAATGCCTCCTCCTGTTCCCGTTTACAAACCAAAACCAATGCCACCTCCGGTTCCTGTTTACAAGCCCAAACCGAAGCCACCAGTAGAGAAGCCTAAGCCTCCACCAGTTCCTACCTACAAACCAAAACCAAAGCCTCCTCCAGTTCCCGTCTACAAGCCCAAACCAGAGCCTCCAGTTAAGAAGCCATGCCCCCCTAAAATGCCAAAACCAAAGCCTCCTCCAGTTAAAAAGCCATGCCCCCCTAAAGCGCCCACTTACAAACCCAAGCCCAAACCAGAGCCACCAGTAGTAAAACCACTTCCTCCTCCAGTTCCAGTTTACAAGCCACCAGTAGTGAAGCCACTTCCTCCACCAGTTCCAGTTTACAAGCCACCAGTAGTGAAGCCACTTCCACCACCAGTTCCAGTTTACGAGCCACCAGTAGTAAAACCTCTACCACCACCTGTTCCAATTTACAAGCCACCATTCTACAAAAAGCCATGCCCACCACTTCCACCTTTCCCTAAAGTTCCTCCATTCCACCATCCATTCTTCCCACCACTTCCTCCTAAAGTTCCTCACCCATAGACCAAAACATTAAATTGAAGATTTCCTTTGGGTGCATGTAGGGCTGTATCTTTTTTCGTGCAGCCTTTGAAAATTATTTGCAATTTATGAAATAAGATTAAAAGAAGAAACATTCAAGAGATATAATGCTTGAGAATGTGAAAGGAAAACATCAGAGAAATAGGGAAGTTCATGGGGTGGTTTGTTTAGTTGAGTTTTCATGCAAATTAATGTTTGTATATCTTCAAGTGAATCATGGTCCGGTGAATAATCGTGGTATGCTAGTAGTGTAAGCGTTCAAGAACGGATCTTTTTACTTTCTTGTTATGTTATTGGTTTTTAGTCATTCATGGAAACTTGTACTAGTGATCTCTTTTTTAATATACTGTTGGCTTTTGTCATTCACGTAAACTTGTAACTGGTCCTTTCTTAATATATTATTGGTCTTTGTTATTCATGGAAACTTGTACTagtcctcttcttcttcttcttcttctgctgGACAAGCAATGGGTGAACTACAAAGACTTCTCCTTTTAATCTGAAAACTATAATAATCCTAGCCCATTCTAATGCTCCAAAGTTAATAGTGTCAATATTAGTATACTTATTAGAGCATAATAATCCATAGTAGTATTAATATTCAGTGATCATTGTCGATTGATAGAGATGACACCTCTGTAGTTTCTATCAATCTTTATCATAATCATTGTTGGCTTAAATGCTCATTTTCGGTTGCTATAAAGAGTCAAATTA encodes:
- the LOC132065118 gene encoding proline-rich protein 4, producing MYKMGLQSLCGRVFLGLFLSLLLCSFCIADDKPIKVVGFGECADCKESNINTIHALSGLHVSIDCKLENGEIKTRGEGQLDRDGKFEVALPKEMMKDGKLKEECYAQLHSASAAPCPAHNGIESSKIVTIKTDGEHALKPAGNLKFSTPLCTSAFLWPHFKYPPLPTLPPFPKDHPWKKKFPNLPPLPPLPPLKHWGHPFPLPPLPPIFKKPCPPPAVPVYNPTPKPTPEPPVVKPLPPPVPVYTPKPMPPPVPVYTPTPKPMPPPVPVYTPTPKPMPPPAPVYTPTPKPMPPPAPVYTPKPMPPPVPVYKPKPMPPPVPVYKPKPKPPVEKPKPPPVPTYKPKPKPPPVPVYKPKPEPPVKKPCPPKMPKPKPPPVKKPCPPKAPTYKPKPKPEPPVVKPLPPPVPVYKPPVVKPLPPPVPVYKPPVVKPLPPPVPVYEPPVVKPLPPPVPIYKPPFYKKPCPPLPPFPKVPPFHHPFFPPLPPKVPHP